The Microbulbifer sp. YPW1 genome contains a region encoding:
- a CDS encoding maltose acetyltransferase domain-containing protein, with protein sequence MLAEKMYRPADPELVERRLWA encoded by the coding sequence ATGCTCGCAGAAAAAATGTACAGACCGGCGGACCCGGAGCTGGTGGAACGCCGTTTGTGGGC
- a CDS encoding GyrI-like domain-containing protein produces the protein MQVEIVTFPQTPVAMVEHLGPPEREHESIMRLVAWRKANGLSPSNRHRSYGLHYNDPSAVPPAEYRVDLCVSFEGDITPNAFGVIGNVIPQLRCARARHLGSRHRVTTADYLYREWLPRSDEQMADYPIIFHYVNVGPDIREEDMITDVYIPLREK, from the coding sequence ATGCAGGTAGAGATCGTAACCTTCCCACAAACCCCGGTGGCCATGGTCGAGCACTTGGGACCACCGGAGCGGGAACACGAGTCCATTATGCGCCTGGTGGCCTGGCGCAAAGCCAACGGCTTGTCGCCATCGAACAGGCACCGCAGTTACGGACTGCACTATAACGATCCTTCCGCGGTACCACCTGCGGAGTACCGGGTGGACCTGTGCGTATCGTTTGAGGGCGACATCACGCCCAATGCATTCGGTGTTATTGGCAATGTGATTCCACAGTTGCGCTGCGCACGCGCAAGGCACCTGGGATCACGCCATCGGGTAACCACTGCAGACTATCTTTATCGCGAGTGGCTGCCTCGTAGCGACGAGCAGATGGCGGACTATCCGATTATTTTTCACTACGTGAACGTCGGCCCGGATATTCGGGAAGAGGATATGATTACCGACGTCTATATCCCCCTGCGCGAGAAGTAA
- a CDS encoding DJ-1/PfpI family protein, with the protein MNIGIFIYPDAEVLDFSGPFEVFSTANRLSSIAEQFIPLLIAETLDPVAARGGYSVNPRCTIHDHPPLDVLIVAGGVHTEVMKNTAVTDWVTRIARSAQLVASVCTGAFVLAEAGLLSGLSATTHWEDIPELKSAYPDVAVIEQQRWVDQGQIVTSGGISAGIDMSLHLVARLASVALAERTARQMEFDWRHNTED; encoded by the coding sequence ATGAATATCGGAATTTTCATTTACCCGGATGCCGAGGTCCTCGACTTCTCCGGGCCGTTCGAGGTGTTTTCCACCGCGAATCGCTTGTCGAGCATCGCAGAACAATTTATACCGCTGCTGATAGCGGAAACCCTGGATCCTGTGGCTGCACGTGGCGGATACAGCGTAAACCCCCGCTGCACGATACACGACCACCCGCCATTGGATGTCCTGATCGTTGCCGGCGGTGTGCATACAGAAGTCATGAAAAACACTGCGGTTACCGACTGGGTCACGCGCATCGCCCGGAGCGCACAACTGGTGGCGTCGGTATGCACCGGGGCATTCGTTCTGGCCGAGGCAGGGCTATTAAGCGGTCTTTCTGCGACCACGCACTGGGAAGATATTCCGGAACTCAAATCTGCCTACCCGGATGTCGCCGTGATCGAACAGCAGCGCTGGGTAGACCAGGGACAGATCGTTACCTCCGGCGGTATTTCTGCGGGTATCGACATGAGCCTGCATCTTGTTGCACGGCTCGCGTCCGTGGCGCTGGCAGAACGCACCGCGCGGCAAATGGAATTCGACTGGCGACACAATACTGAGGACTGA